In one window of Terriglobia bacterium DNA:
- a CDS encoding PDZ domain-containing protein codes for MRRALILFVCLLASVEASVAQDDKPLLLRKPALSKTQIAFNYAGDLWIVGREGGNARRLTTGVGVETNPAFSPDGTQIAFTGEYAGNLDVYVVPVDGGVPRRLTYHPEPDVVLGWTPDGKKILFRSTRSSYYHFADKLFTIPPEGGLPTELPLPMGEQASFSPDGTHLAYVPHPQWQEAWKRYRGGQTTPIWIANLADSNIERVPRDNSNDSTPMWIGNTVYFLSDRQGPVSLFAYDTNTRQVTEAIKNDGLDIKSASAGPGAIVYEQFGSLHLYDLDTHQTKAVRVSLAADLAEVPPHFVKVEPKRIRNFNLSPTGARAVIEAWGEIFTVPTDKGDIRNLTRTPAVAERDPAWSPDGKWIAYFSDASGEYGLEIHDQSGLGEVRKINLGSPPSFFYSPVWSPDSKKIAYFDKRLNLWYVEVEKGTPVKVDTDLYEGAQFNQSWSPDSNWIAYTNQLPSHYHAVSVYSLEQRKAYPITDGMSDALFPCFDVNGKYLYFAASTDLGLSTVGFDMSSNDHPITRSAYVVVLRKDLVSPLAPESDEEKIKDEKKGEKDKEKDQSKDKSKAKDQGKPADADKDKDKDKEKEEPVVVKIDFEGISQRILALPIPARNYVNMIPGKSGILFLSEAPMVISRGDGPDLQQTIQKFDLSKRKVDKFVDEVNDFTVSFNGEKLLYRKGEQWATAATEDPPAPGGPPKPGIGPLKLDSMEVYVEPKAMWKQIYNEVWRIERDFFYDPHHHGLDLDKVKKKYEPYLDNVSSRSELTYLFQEALGEMTVGHMFVGGGEHPEPKRLKGGLLGADYTIENGRYRVARVFDGENWNPGLQAPLTQPGVNVKAGDYLLAADGRELHASDNLYSFFEETAGKQVVLKVGSNPDGKDSRNVTVVPVESEENLRRYAWIEGNRRKVDQMTGGRVAYLHLPNTAGAGYSNFNRYYFAQVGKEAAIIDERFNEGGQLADYIVDYLRRPLMSKVATREGADWSSPSEAIYGPKVMIINEMAGSGGDALPWYFRKAGIGPLIGKKTWGGLVGIGGYPELIDGGFVTAPRFALYGLNGDWEVENHGIAPDYDVDLDPAAVRAGHDLQLEKAVEVVMDLLKKNPLPQYKKPEYPNYHKTDGLGVK; via the coding sequence ATGCGAAGAGCTTTAATTCTATTTGTCTGCCTGCTGGCTTCAGTCGAAGCCAGCGTGGCCCAGGACGACAAGCCGCTGTTGCTGCGCAAACCCGCCTTGAGCAAAACCCAGATCGCATTCAACTACGCCGGCGACTTATGGATTGTCGGGCGTGAAGGGGGCAACGCGCGACGACTGACGACCGGGGTCGGCGTCGAGACCAATCCTGCGTTTTCACCGGATGGGACCCAGATTGCCTTTACCGGTGAGTATGCCGGCAACCTGGATGTCTATGTGGTGCCGGTGGACGGCGGGGTACCGCGTCGACTCACATATCATCCCGAGCCGGATGTCGTGTTGGGGTGGACACCCGATGGAAAGAAGATCCTCTTTCGATCCACGCGTTCCAGCTACTACCACTTTGCCGATAAGCTCTTCACGATCCCGCCGGAAGGCGGACTCCCGACCGAACTCCCTCTGCCCATGGGAGAGCAGGCCTCCTTTTCGCCCGACGGCACACACCTGGCTTACGTGCCCCATCCGCAATGGCAGGAGGCATGGAAACGATATCGCGGCGGACAGACCACCCCCATCTGGATCGCCAACCTGGCGGATTCCAACATCGAGCGGGTCCCGCGCGACAATTCCAATGACTCCACACCGATGTGGATCGGCAACACCGTCTACTTTCTCTCCGACCGCCAAGGTCCGGTGAGTCTGTTCGCTTACGACACCAACACCCGGCAAGTCACCGAGGCGATCAAAAACGATGGACTGGACATCAAGTCGGCATCGGCAGGTCCCGGCGCCATTGTCTACGAACAATTTGGCTCGCTGCATCTCTATGATCTGGATACTCACCAGACGAAGGCCGTGAGGGTGTCCTTGGCCGCAGACCTGGCCGAAGTGCCGCCTCATTTTGTAAAGGTTGAACCCAAGCGCATCCGCAACTTCAACCTTTCACCCACCGGAGCCCGGGCGGTGATCGAGGCCTGGGGCGAAATCTTCACCGTGCCTACCGATAAGGGCGATATTCGGAATTTGACACGCACCCCCGCCGTTGCCGAGCGCGATCCTGCCTGGTCGCCGGATGGGAAATGGATCGCCTACTTTTCAGACGCCTCCGGCGAATACGGATTGGAGATCCACGATCAGAGTGGACTCGGTGAAGTCCGGAAAATCAACCTGGGCAGTCCGCCCTCGTTCTTTTATTCTCCGGTGTGGTCTCCTGACAGCAAGAAGATCGCCTATTTCGACAAACGCCTCAACCTGTGGTACGTGGAGGTTGAGAAGGGAACTCCGGTCAAGGTGGACACCGACCTTTATGAAGGCGCGCAGTTCAACCAGAGCTGGTCTCCCGATTCAAATTGGATCGCTTACACAAACCAGCTGCCCAGCCACTACCACGCCGTGTCCGTCTATTCCCTCGAGCAACGCAAGGCGTACCCGATCACCGACGGCATGAGCGACGCGCTCTTTCCCTGTTTCGATGTGAACGGGAAGTACCTGTACTTTGCCGCGAGCACCGACCTGGGGCTCTCGACGGTGGGCTTTGATATGTCCAGTAACGACCATCCCATCACACGCAGTGCTTATGTGGTTGTGCTGCGCAAGGATCTGGTCTCGCCGCTGGCCCCTGAAAGCGACGAAGAAAAGATCAAGGATGAGAAAAAAGGCGAAAAGGACAAAGAGAAGGATCAGTCCAAAGACAAGAGTAAAGCCAAGGATCAAGGCAAACCGGCGGACGCCGATAAGGATAAAGACAAGGACAAAGAGAAGGAAGAGCCTGTCGTCGTCAAAATCGATTTCGAAGGTATCAGCCAGCGCATCCTCGCCCTGCCAATCCCGGCCCGCAACTATGTGAACATGATTCCGGGGAAAAGCGGGATTCTGTTCCTCTCGGAAGCCCCCATGGTCATTTCCCGCGGGGACGGCCCCGACCTGCAGCAAACCATTCAGAAGTTCGATCTCAGCAAACGAAAAGTGGACAAGTTCGTCGACGAAGTCAATGACTTCACGGTCTCGTTCAACGGCGAGAAGCTGCTCTATCGTAAGGGTGAGCAGTGGGCCACGGCGGCAACGGAGGACCCCCCCGCGCCGGGAGGCCCACCGAAGCCGGGCATCGGGCCTCTCAAACTCGACTCCATGGAGGTGTACGTCGAGCCTAAAGCCATGTGGAAGCAGATTTACAACGAGGTATGGCGCATCGAACGCGATTTCTTCTACGATCCGCACCACCACGGTCTCGACCTGGATAAGGTGAAAAAGAAGTACGAGCCGTACCTTGATAATGTGTCGTCTCGCAGCGAGCTGACCTACCTGTTTCAAGAGGCGCTTGGCGAGATGACGGTGGGCCATATGTTCGTCGGAGGCGGGGAACACCCCGAGCCCAAGAGGCTGAAAGGCGGACTCCTCGGCGCCGACTACACCATCGAGAACGGCCGCTACCGTGTGGCCAGGGTCTTTGACGGCGAGAACTGGAACCCGGGATTGCAGGCCCCGCTTACTCAGCCCGGGGTGAACGTGAAAGCAGGCGATTACCTCCTGGCCGCAGATGGCCGCGAACTGCACGCCTCCGACAACTTGTACAGCTTCTTTGAGGAGACCGCAGGGAAGCAGGTCGTTTTGAAGGTCGGGTCAAACCCCGACGGCAAGGATTCCCGTAACGTCACGGTGGTACCGGTTGAGAGCGAGGAGAACCTGCGCCGCTACGCGTGGATCGAAGGGAACCGCCGCAAGGTGGATCAGATGACCGGCGGCCGGGTGGCCTACCTCCATTTGCCCAACACGGCTGGCGCGGGCTACAGTAATTTCAACCGGTACTATTTCGCACAGGTTGGGAAGGAGGCTGCCATCATTGATGAGCGCTTCAATGAAGGTGGCCAACTCGCCGACTACATCGTCGACTATCTGCGCCGGCCGCTGATGAGCAAGGTGGCCACGCGCGAGGGCGCGGATTGGTCCAGCCCGTCCGAAGCCATCTATGGGCCCAAGGTGATGATCATCAACGAAATGGCCGGCTCCGGGGGCGATGCCCTTCCATGGTATTTCCGCAAAGCGGGGATCGGGCCGCTGATCGGGAAGAAGACGTGGGGCGGCCTGGTCGGAATCGGGGGTTATCCTGAACTGATCGATGGTGGGTTCGTGACCGCCCCGCGCTTCGCCCTCTACGGCCTCAACGGGGACTGGGAAGTCGAGAATCATGGGATCGCGCCGGACTACGACGTGGATCTCGATCCCGCCGCCGTCCGCGCCGGACACGATCTCCAACTCGAAAAGGCCGTCGAGGTTGTGATGGATCTGCTCAAGAAGAATCCCCTGCCCCAGTATAAGAAGCCGGAATACCCCAACTACCACAA